A single genomic interval of Lathyrus oleraceus cultivar Zhongwan6 chromosome 7, CAAS_Psat_ZW6_1.0, whole genome shotgun sequence harbors:
- the LOC127101822 gene encoding uncharacterized protein LOC127101822, giving the protein MLVSPEDFRAWYGRLVGILKTKVEYGFLNYFFTFPDYQLMSTLEEHSYWFGLPVSDKLPFSDSEKTPTPAAIAEALHIETYVVKANFIKKGGILGLTSRFLRDKAFIFAKADSRDAFEAILALLIYGIMLFPNIDDFLDVNIVQIFLIGNPVPTLLGDTYHYIHHNTKKGGGTILCCASLVYKWFISHLPGSRLFRENPQKLRWSQSFMSIDQGNIHWYDPSYDVRVIIDSCREFPNVPLLGVHGGINYNLILSRRQLGYPMADKPDNLLLSGFFYLNKEESFSLKDRIIHAWRNIHKKGKDRLGRNNCVAFEPYTQWVCARDSELKIPYAPENPSFPYVITSSSTIPIENREEFQEILARLKLERDTWEGWYIS; this is encoded by the coding sequence ATGCTAGTTAGTCCAGAGGATTTCAGAGCTTGGTATGGAAGACTTGTGGGTATCTTGAAGACAAAGGTTGAATATGGATTTCTCAACTATTTCTTCACATTTCCAGACTACCAACTTATGTCTACTCTAGAAGAACACTCTTATTGGTTTGGTTTGCCAGTCTCTGACAAATTACCATTCAGTGATTCAGAGAAGACCCCTACACCAGCAGCTATTGCAGAAGCACTTCACATAGAAACGTATGTTGTGAAGGCCAACTTCATTAAAAAAGGAGGGATTCTAGGTTTAACCTCTAGATTCCTGAGGGATAAAGCCTTTATCTTTGCAAAAGCAGATAGTAGAGATGCCTTTGAAGCCATTTTGGCTCTACTCATTTATGGAATTATGCTCTTCCCAAACATTGATGACTTTTTGGATGTTAACATTGTACAAATCTTCTTAATTGGTAACCCAGTACCCACATTACTTGGAGATACCTACCATTATATCCATCACAATACTAAGAAAGGTGGTGGAACCATTCTTTGTTGTGCATCTCTCgtatataagtggtttatttctcacttacctgGATCCAGGCTCTTCAGGGAGAATCCACAGAAGCTCAGATGGTCTCAGAGTTTCATGTCCATTGATCAAGGGAATATACATTGGTATGACCCCTCCTATGATGTCAGAGTAATTATTGACAGTTGTCGTgaatttcctaatgtacctctCCTTGGTGTACATGGGGGAATTAACTATAACCTCATCCTTTCCAGACGCCAGTTAGGATATCCTATGGCAGATAAACCCGATAACCTTCTATTGTCAGGTTTCTTTTACCTCAACAAAGAAGAGAGTTTCAGTTTGAAGGATAGAATCATACATGCTTGGCGCAACATTCACAAGAAAGGAAAAGACCGATTAGGAAGAAATAATTGTGTTGCTTTTGAACCCTACACCCAATGGGTTTGTGCTAGAGACAGTGAACTTAAGATTCCCTATGCTCCTGAGAATCCCTCATTCCCTTATGTTATAACATCATCATCCACCATTCCTATTGAAAATAGGGAAGAGTTTCAAGAAATTTTGGCTAGGTTGAAATTGGAAAGAGACACTTGGGAAGGCTGGTACATATCTTGA